In Planctomycetota bacterium, the genomic window CGCTTATCCGCGACCTCAAGGAGCGAGGACTCCTGGACAACACGCTCGTCCTCTGGATGGGCGAATTCGGCCGCACCCCCCGGATCAACCGCGACAACGGCCGCGACCACTATCCCCGCTGCTGGAGCGTGGCCCTGGCCGGCGCGGGCATCCAGGGCGGCCGCGTCGTCGGCGCCAGCGACAAGGACGGCGTGGAAGTCCAGGACCGGCCCGTCACCATCCCGGACCTCTTCGCCACGATCTACACGGCGATCGGCGTGGACTACAAGAAGAAGCTCGTCTCACCGCTGGGCCGGCCCCTCCAGCTCGCCGACAACGGCGTGCCGGTCAAGGAACTGCTCGGCTGAACCGCGGCGGCGCCGCCGCCGAAAACGCGCGAGGATTCCCTCCCGCGCGGCCGATATACCTATCGACCGCGACCGGGGACGTCCAGGGAGGGACCTTCGCATGGAGAGCCGGCGCCCCCGCGTTCCGGGATCGCCCGAGACCCGGCACGCCTTTCTCACCCAAAGCCTGCCCGCCGCCCTCGCCGAGCTCGAGGCTGCGACGGCGGATCTGCTCGACTCCGGGTGGGAGGAAGCCCGCCGCCGGCGGGCCTGCGATCTGGCGGAGGCGCTCGCCGAGGCGGTCTCGCGCCATGCGCTCAAGGAAGTGGCCGGAGCCCTCCGCGCCGCCGGGTCGCTTCTGCGCCTCTCGGCCGGAGAGGTCCGCGGACTCGAAGAGGCGCTCCGGGAAAAGTTCGCGGAGCTCAACGGGCTCCTGCGCGAAATGGTCGAGGACCTCCGCGAACGGGAAACGGCCTGATCTCAGGGCCCCTCGATTCCCAGACGGTTTCCGTCCGGATCCTCGAAGAAGACCGCCCGCACCCCTTCGCCGCATTCGAACGGCTCGCCCAGCCCCGGGACCTCCCGGAGCTTGAGCCCCCGCAGCGCCGCGTCGAAATTGTCCACGCGAAACGTCAGCGCCGGCTGGTCGGGAGAGGGACCGTGCCGGCGCCCCCCGCGCAGACAGAGCGCCACCCCCCGCGTATCCAGCTCCACCCAGCCGATCCCCCGCTGCCGCACCGGGATCCCCAGCGTTCCCCCGTACCAGCGGGCCGACCGCTCCAGGTCCCGAACCGTGAAAATGACCCGCGCCGGCGCGGTCAGCCCCGGCACGGAACTCTTGGCCGACGGATCCTTCCTGGCCATCGCTTTCTCCTTCGTCCCGGACGTCTGGAGGGACGCGTCCTGCGAAGCCCCCGCGACCCCGGGAGTTCCGGCCCCTACTCTTTTTTGACTCCGTAGACGAGGTTCCAGTTACCGATCACGATCACGTCGCCGCCCGAAAGCCTCCAGAGCGACACCGCCGCCCCGTTGACGTACGTGCCGTTCGTGCTGCCGAGATCTTCCACAACGTGTCCCTCGCCGACCCGCCGGACCCGGCAATGATGCCGGGACGCTCCCGGATCGTCCAGAACGACATCGCAGTCCGGATCGCGGCCGATGACGGTGACGGGTTTGGACAGCTCGACCACCCGTGCCGCCGCGCCGGGAGCCGAACACCGGAGGAACGGCATGCCCAAGGCATTACCAGAGCCCGGCCGCGACGGTCAAGCGGAATCGCGGCGGTCCCGCAGGGATTTCCTTGACCGCCGCCGTCTCGGATATATAGTTCGGATCGCGGGCCTTCGGACCCTCCGAACGCCCTTTGAGGGAGAAACCCCCGATGAAGAAGGCGCTCCTGGCGGCCGTCCTCCTGGCCTCCTCCGCCGCCGCGGCCGAAGCCCAGGTGAAGAACCGCTGGCGGCTCACCTGGTCCAACGAGAAGCCCCAGCTCTACACGTACCGCAGCCCGGACGACCGCTACGAGAACTTCTGGTACGTCGTCTACACGATCGAGAACAGCCCCGAGATCAATAACGAAGAAATCGTCCCCCTTCTCTTCGACGTCATGCTCTACACCGAAAGCGGAAAGGACCTCCAGCACGACTTCCACAAGGCCGACCCCGCCCCCCTGAAGGAAGTCCTCGAGAATCCCCGCCGCGCGGAGTCTCTTAAGTTCGGGCGCTTCTACGCCAACGTGATCGACCCCGAGGTCGAGTACAAGATCATCGAGAAACACGCCCGGATCGGCAACCGCTCCCCCGGCATCGTGCGCGAGTCCATCGAGGCCTTCAAGAAGGGCTTCACGGAGGATCCTCCCCCCGAACTCGCCGGCCGCTGGAAGAAAGGGGACCGCCTCTATCTCAACCCCCGCGAAATCCGCCAGATGCGCTACCTCCTGCCCGGGCAGAAGATCCTGGGCCTGGCCATTTTCCGCAATGTCGATCCCCGCGCCACCGTCTACGAGCTTCACGTCTCGGGCCTCTGGGACATCGTCAAGGTGACCGCCGTCACCGAGGAGGAAACCCGGCTCGAATACGAACCCATCACCCTCAAGGTCCGCTACTTCCGCCACGGCGACCCGTTCGAGATCGAAAAGGACTTCATCCTCCGCCAGCCGAAGGCCCCCGAATACGTCGTCAAGAAGATCGGCCCGGTGGCGTCCAAAGAGACGATCGACAAGCTTGTCCTGACGCTCGCCGACACCCTCAAACGCGAACGGGAGTGGAAGGACGAAAACCTCGCCGCCGACGAAATCGAGAAGCGCCGCAAGGCGCACGGCATCGATGCCCTGGACTGCCGCATCATGGCCATGGTCTTCCGCGTGGCCACGGACAAGGACTTCGGCTACGATCCGTCCAAGGACGTTCTCGAGAACGAGCGGGCGATCTGGCGTATCCACGAGTGGTGGATTACAAACCGCACCCGGCTTCTCTTCAACGAGGTGACCAACCGGTTCGAGGTGCGCGAGGACGTCCTGCCCGGCACGGTCCAGGAGAAATAGCCGTCCCGCTCACGGCCATACGTGCCGCCGGCGGCGCGTCCGCTCCATGATTTCGCGGACCCAGCCCTTCCATTCCCTCCGCACTTCGGGATCCCACCCCGCGTACGCGAAGAAGAATCGCAGCCTTTCCGTCCGGGTGACGCGCGGCCCTACCGCGGCGTTGAGCTGCGCCAGATTCCAGATCCGTTCCGCGCGCGCCAGAGCCGGCCGGAAGCTCACCCGGTCCAGGTCCACGACGTACAGCTCGTCGCCCCGGACGAGAATGTTGTTGGCCTTGAGGTCGCGGTGGTACACCCCGTGCGCGTGCATCGTGCGCACCAGCGCCGCGAGCTTCCCGAGAAGCGCCCGCCCCGGGGCGCGCGCCCGCACGGAGTCCCCCAGCGGTTCCGCCCCCGCGACCCACCGGCCCACGACCCGGTTTCCGGCGCAGGCATGGAGCCGCGGCGTGGGAATCCCGCGCAGTTCGAGCCCGAACGCATGGTCCCACATCGCCGGCGAGCCTTCCTTCACGAAGGTCTCGGCATCGATTCTCCACAGCCGCCGCCCGGGCGCCTCCTTGACCACCTCGACCGGCGGCGCCGCGAGCGCCCGGCGCGCCTCGTCCGCCGTATACGGACGCCGGAGGATCATGCCGTCCACCGCTTCGAAATCGGACCCCGTCCGGCGCGTGCGCGACTGCCGGTCCCGCCAGTACCGCTCCCGCGCCTTCCGGAACGCGCGGTCCACTTCCCGGAGATCCGCCCCGCAGGCGCGCACGAACCGCGCGACGTCCGTGCGCCCGACGAACGCGACGAACGAAAGCACGAGAAATCCCAGGGACGCCGCCCGCTCCGCCGGCGTCAGTCGATCGAGCGCGACCGCGCGGTGGACGTCCACCAGCCACAGCCGCCCCTGCGCCCGCAGGATGTTGCCCACGTGAAGATCGTCGTGGCGGATCCCCGCGTCGAGGAGGCGTCGCGCGAAGGCGGCGAGTTCCTCGAGCGCCCGGCGGGTCCACGGCCCCTCCCGCAGCGGCCGCGCGTCCGGGATCTCCCGGGTGAAAAGCACGCTCTCCCCGCCGCGGCGCGCCCAGGCCACCGGCTCCGGCGCGTCCACCCCGCGCTCCCGCAGGAGGCGAAGCATCCGGAATTCATGAAGCGCCCGATCGGCCAGCAGGCTCCGCACCCTCCCCCAGAGACCGCCCGCCTTGAAGCGCTTGATGAAAAGCCCCTTCCACCGGTGAACCGACCGGACGCGGTTGTCCTTGACCGCCTCGCCGCGGCCGGGCGAGGCGAGCCACTCCTGAACGTCCCCTTCCCGCTCGGGAGCCGCGACGATGAGCCTCATGGCCGGAGAATTGTAGGGGAATCCCCCGGCGGCGCAAAGTGTTCACTTTCCCGCGCGGTTCCCTTAAGATGACCCGGCCTGGTCCGAATCGCCGACATCGCTGGATTCGAAACCGTCCGGCGCGGCCCTCACACGGTGCTGATCCGGCCCGAATGGAAGGACGCGCTGCTGGGAGACCTTCTGGACGACTTCCGCGGGGTGGCTCCGGCCGAGCGCAAGCTCTATCCCCACGGGCGGGCGGAACATTTCTCCTACCGCCCCGCGGGAGCGCCCGCGCGCGTCTTCGTCCGCCGCGCCCGTCGCGGAGGGCTGGCGGGAGCCCTCCTCGGCGGCCTCTACACGGGCGTCCGCCGGCCCGGTCGCGAGCTCGAAGCCGCCGCGGCGGCGCTGCGGGCGGGGGTGAGCGTTCCCGAAGTCGTCGCCGTCCGCGCCACCCGCGTGGCGGGCCTCTTCTGGCGCTTCACCGTCGTCACGCGCGAAATCGAGGGCGCCTCGAACCTCCTGGCGCTGGCCGGCGCGCTTCCGCCCGGCCGCAAGCGCGACCTCATCCACCGCGTGGCCGACGAGATGCGCCGCCTCCACGAAGCGGGCGTCTATCACGCCGATCTCACCCTGAAAAACATCCTTCTTTCGGGCCCCGACGTCTACATCATCGATCTCGACAAAGCCGTGCTGGCGGGAAGCCGCGCGGAAACGCTCGACGTCATGAATCTGTCGCGGCTCAACCGGTCCGTCGAGAAACTCCTGGGGGGGCGCGGCGTCGTGACGCGCGCCGACAAGCTCCGGTTCCTCAGGCGCTACCTGGGGGGCCGAGGGCGCGTGAAGGAGCTGGCGCGCCTCTGCGGAAGCGGACTCTGGCTCCACCGCCTGTGGTGGTCTCTGACCGGCCAGGCCTGAACGCCGCCCGCGCGCGATGAACATCCTCGTCAAGGGCAACAACTGGCTCGGCGACGCGGTCCTGAGCCTCCCGATGCTTCGATCGCTCAAGACCATGTTTCCGAACGGCCGGGTCGCGGTGCTCACCAAGCCGTCGCTGGCGGATCTCTACCGCGGCGCGCCGTATGTGGACGAGACGCTGCCGGAGCGGCGCGGAAGCCCGGGGGCCTGGTGGTGCACGATTCGCGAAATCCGGCGGCGCGGATTCGACGCGGCCCTCGTCCTGCCGCGCTCGTTTCGGGCGGCGTTTCTGGTCTGGATGGCGGGGATCCCGCGCCGGATCGGCTACGGAGCGGGCCGCGGCGCGCTTCTGACGGATCGGGTGCGTCCGCTCGAGGGACGCCTTCACCGCGCGCATCGGTATCACCATCTGCTTTCGGCCCTGGGCGCGCCCCCGCCGATCCAGCCCCCGCGCCTGGAGCTCCTCCCGGAGGCGGTCCGGTGGGCGGAAGAGGAGCTGCCCGGCGGCCCGTGGGTGGGACTCCACCCCGGCGCCACCTACGGCGCGGCCAAGCAGTGGCTTCCGGAGCGCTTCGCCGAGTTGGGGCGGCGCCTGGGGACTTCGGCCCGGGTGGCGGTGGTCGGCGGCCCCGGGGAGGAAGAGCTCGGATCCCGCGTCGCGCGCGAGGCCGGCGCCGCCCGCTGCCTGGCCGGCCGGACGACCCTTCCCCAGCTCGCGGCCGCCCTCGCCCGCTGCCGCCTTTTCGTCACCAACGACACCGGCCCCATGCACGTGGCGGACGCGCTGGGGGTTCCGATCGTGGCCGTCTTCGGCCCCACGGACTGGATCGAAACGCCCCCCTTCGGCCCCCGGCATCGCCTGGTCCGCCGCCCGGTCCCGTGCAGCCCCTGTCTCGCGCGCACGTGCCCCCTGGGGCACCACGAGTGCATGAGGTCCGTGACGGTGGACGAGGTCGAGCGGGCCTGCCGGGAGTTCCTGACGTGAAGGTGGCGCTCGTCATCCGGAAGTTCTCTCCCGCCGGGGGCGCGGAGCGGGCGTGCGCCCTCCTGGCGCGCGGCCTGCGGGATCGGGGCCACGACGTCCACGTCTTCGCCCAGGAGATCGCCCCCGCGGAGGGCATCGTGTCTCACCGCGTCCCTCCGGACGGGTTCTTCCGGCACCAGTCCTTCGCGGAGCGCGTTCGCGCGCTCCTGGCGCGGGAGCGCTTCGATGTCGTCCAGAGCTTCACGCGGACGGCCTGCCAGGACGTCCTGCGCCTGGGCGGCGGGATCCACCGCGAATACCTGGCGCGCACGGACCCGGCCTACTCGCCGCTGGGACGCCTATGGAGAAGGCTGCGGCCCAAGGAGCGCTTCGAGCTGACGCTGGAACGGGAAAGCCTGGCGCCCGGCGCTTCCCTGCGGATCGTGGCCGTCTCCCACCGGGTGAAGGAAGAGGCGATCCGCCATTACGGCGTGCCCGCGGAGAAGATCACGGTGATCCACAACGCGGTCGACGGCGAGGAGTTCCGCCCCGACCCGGCCGCCCGCGCCCGCCTGCGCGCGGAGCTGGGCCTGCGGGAAGACGACTACGTGCTTCTTTTCTGCGGAACGGGGTTCCGGCGCAAGGGGCTGGACTTCGCGCTGGCGGCGGTGGACCGGACGCCCTCGGCCAAGCTCCTCGTGGCGGGCGAGGGGCGCCCGCGGCCGCACCCGCGGGCGCGCTTCCTGGGCCGCCGCTCGGACGCCGCCGCGCTCTACGCCGCCTCCGACGTTCTGATCCTGCCCACGCTCTACGACCCCTTCCCCAACGCGTGCCTGGAGGCGATGGCTTCCGGACTCCCGGTCATCGTCAGCCGCGTGGCGGGCGTCTCGGAAATCATCGACGGCGACTCCATCGTGGTGGAGGATCCCACGGACGTCGAAGCGCTGGCCGGGGCGGTGCGGCGGCTGGAGGATCCGGCCGCCCGGCGCGCGATGGGCGAGGCGGCGCGGCGGAAGGCGCTCCTTCATCCGCCGTCGCGCGTGGTGGAGGAGACCCTCCGCCTGTACGAGGAAGTCCTCGCGATCAAGTCCGGCGTCGCGCGGCGGGTTGACAAGGCTGAAGGACGCCACTAAGATGGGGAAAACCGGGAGACACGAATCATGGCTCGGGGTCCGGGCGTCGTAGTGGCCGTCATTCCGGCCCGATACGCCAGCACCCGTCTCCCCGGAAAACCCCTCCTCGCCGAAACCGGCAAGCCTCTCATTCAGCACGTCGTCGAGCAGGTCCGCCGATGTTCCCGGATCGATCGGATCCTCGTGGCGACGGACGACGAACGGATCGCCCGGGCGGTGCGGGGATTCGGAGGCGAGGCGGTGATGACGTCGCCCCATCATCCGA contains:
- a CDS encoding VOC family protein, whose protein sequence is MARKDPSAKSSVPGLTAPARVIFTVRDLERSARWYGGTLGIPVRQRGIGWVELDTRGVALCLRGGRRHGPSPDQPALTFRVDNFDAALRGLKLREVPGLGEPFECGEGVRAVFFEDPDGNRLGIEGP
- a CDS encoding FHA domain-containing protein codes for the protein MPFLRCSAPGAAARVVELSKPVTVIGRDPDCDVVLDDPGASRHHCRVRRVGEGHVVEDLGSTNGTYVNGAAVSLWRLSGGDVIVIGNWNLVYGVKKE
- a CDS encoding lipopolysaccharide kinase InaA family protein; this encodes MRLIVAAPEREGDVQEWLASPGRGEAVKDNRVRSVHRWKGLFIKRFKAGGLWGRVRSLLADRALHEFRMLRLLRERGVDAPEPVAWARRGGESVLFTREIPDARPLREGPWTRRALEELAAFARRLLDAGIRHDDLHVGNILRAQGRLWLVDVHRAVALDRLTPAERAASLGFLVLSFVAFVGRTDVARFVRACGADLREVDRAFRKARERYWRDRQSRTRRTGSDFEAVDGMILRRPYTADEARRALAAPPVEVVKEAPGRRLWRIDAETFVKEGSPAMWDHAFGLELRGIPTPRLHACAGNRVVGRWVAGAEPLGDSVRARAPGRALLGKLAALVRTMHAHGVYHRDLKANNILVRGDELYVVDLDRVSFRPALARAERIWNLAQLNAAVGPRVTRTERLRFFFAYAGWDPEVRREWKGWVREIMERTRRRRHVWP
- a CDS encoding lipopolysaccharide kinase InaA family protein; translated protein: MLIRPEWKDALLGDLLDDFRGVAPAERKLYPHGRAEHFSYRPAGAPARVFVRRARRGGLAGALLGGLYTGVRRPGRELEAAAAALRAGVSVPEVVAVRATRVAGLFWRFTVVTREIEGASNLLALAGALPPGRKRDLIHRVADEMRRLHEAGVYHADLTLKNILLSGPDVYIIDLDKAVLAGSRAETLDVMNLSRLNRSVEKLLGGRGVVTRADKLRFLRRYLGGRGRVKELARLCGSGLWLHRLWWSLTGQA
- the waaF gene encoding lipopolysaccharide heptosyltransferase II encodes the protein MNILVKGNNWLGDAVLSLPMLRSLKTMFPNGRVAVLTKPSLADLYRGAPYVDETLPERRGSPGAWWCTIREIRRRGFDAALVLPRSFRAAFLVWMAGIPRRIGYGAGRGALLTDRVRPLEGRLHRAHRYHHLLSALGAPPPIQPPRLELLPEAVRWAEEELPGGPWVGLHPGATYGAAKQWLPERFAELGRRLGTSARVAVVGGPGEEELGSRVAREAGAARCLAGRTTLPQLAAALARCRLFVTNDTGPMHVADALGVPIVAVFGPTDWIETPPFGPRHRLVRRPVPCSPCLARTCPLGHHECMRSVTVDEVERACREFLT
- a CDS encoding glycosyltransferase family 4 protein, with protein sequence MKVALVIRKFSPAGGAERACALLARGLRDRGHDVHVFAQEIAPAEGIVSHRVPPDGFFRHQSFAERVRALLARERFDVVQSFTRTACQDVLRLGGGIHREYLARTDPAYSPLGRLWRRLRPKERFELTLERESLAPGASLRIVAVSHRVKEEAIRHYGVPAEKITVIHNAVDGEEFRPDPAARARLRAELGLREDDYVLLFCGTGFRRKGLDFALAAVDRTPSAKLLVAGEGRPRPHPRARFLGRRSDAAALYAASDVLILPTLYDPFPNACLEAMASGLPVIVSRVAGVSEIIDGDSIVVEDPTDVEALAGAVRRLEDPAARRAMGEAARRKALLHPPSRVVEETLRLYEEVLAIKSGVARRVDKAEGRH